The Sebastes fasciatus isolate fSebFas1 chromosome 13, fSebFas1.pri, whole genome shotgun sequence genome includes a region encoding these proteins:
- the LOC141780856 gene encoding alpha-2,8-sialyltransferase 8E-like isoform X2 translates to MELNVEPHRPPPPKKSPPWPADLCKGCKEVIKKVKERYSKTWKKQEDNYQKYRSQLSSKCHGSDKAIITQANTPVGSKLVYDGEKKKIFQVNPEIFSTFVKEHPFPNKTWDTCAVVGNGGILTNSSCGKMIDSAQFVIRCNLPPLENGYEKHVGIKTDLVTANPSILQNKFGSLMGRRRPFVESLRRYGNSLLLLPAFSFSFSTPVCLRAVYATEDFESPARPVFFNPDYLQNLTLFWHSQGLKGKRLSTGIMMVSLALEHCANVHLYGFWPFSNHPQGLYALANHYYDDIKATGLHTMPAEFDLLLQLHTEGVLRLHLGDCRPGEK, encoded by the exons ATGGAACT TAATGTGGAACCTCACAGACCGCCTCCTCCCAAGAAAAGCCCCCCCTGGCCCGCTGACCTCTGTAAAGGCTGCAA ggAGGTCATCAAAAAAGTAAAAGAGCGTTACTCTAAAACCTGGAAGAAGCAGGAGGACAATTACCAAAAATACag ATCTCAGCTGAGCAGCAAGTGCCATGGTTCTGACAAGGCCATCATTACCCAGGCCAACACTCCAGTGGGATCCAAGCTTGTGTACGacggagaaaagaagaagatcTTCCAGGTGAACCCGGAGATTTTCAGCACCTTTGTAAAG GAGCATCCGTTCCCAAATAAAACATGGGACACGTGTGCTGTTGTTGGGAACGGAGGGATCCTGACCAACAGCAGCTGTGGAAAGATGATTGATTCAGCTCAGTTTGTTATCAG GTGCAACCTACCTCCCTTGGAAAATGGCTACGAGAAACACGTGGGCATCAAGACTGACCTTGTGACAGCAAACCCAAGCATTCTCCAAAATAA GTTTGGGTCTCTGATGGGGCGTCGCCGTCCCTTTGTGGAGAGTCTGCGCAGATACGGCAACTCCCTGCTGCTCCTTCCCGCCTTCTCGTTCAGCTTCAGCACCCCTGTGTGCCTGCGGGCCGTCTACGCCACTGAGGACTTTGAAAGCCCCGCCCGGCCTGTCTTCTTTAACCCTGACTACCTCCAGAATCTGACGCTCTTCTGGCACTCCCAAGGCCTAAAAGGAAAACGACTCAGCACCGGCATAATGATGGTTAGCCTGGCGCTGGAACACTGTGCCAATGTGCATCTGTACGGGTTCTGGCCCTTCAGTAATCACCCACAAGGACTCTATGCCCTGGCTAACCACTACTACGATGACATAAAAGCTACGGGACTCCACACCATGCCGGCTGAGTTTGACCTCTTGTTGCAGCTGCACACTGAGGGGGTGCTCAGGCTTCACCTGGGAGATTGTCGACCAGGTGAAAAATAG
- the LOC141780856 gene encoding alpha-2,8-sialyltransferase 8E-like isoform X1 codes for MRGQLLKKKSLFSLVITFCSVGSLLTTLIMINDNNVEPHRPPPPKKSPPWPADLCKGCKEVIKKVKERYSKTWKKQEDNYQKYRSQLSSKCHGSDKAIITQANTPVGSKLVYDGEKKKIFQVNPEIFSTFVKEHPFPNKTWDTCAVVGNGGILTNSSCGKMIDSAQFVIRCNLPPLENGYEKHVGIKTDLVTANPSILQNKFGSLMGRRRPFVESLRRYGNSLLLLPAFSFSFSTPVCLRAVYATEDFESPARPVFFNPDYLQNLTLFWHSQGLKGKRLSTGIMMVSLALEHCANVHLYGFWPFSNHPQGLYALANHYYDDIKATGLHTMPAEFDLLLQLHTEGVLRLHLGDCRPGEK; via the exons ATGAGGGGACAGCTCTTGAAGAAGAAGTCACTCTTCTCTTTGGTGATCACTTTCTGCTCTGTGGGGAGTCTGCTGACCACTCTCATCATGATCAACGACAA TAATGTGGAACCTCACAGACCGCCTCCTCCCAAGAAAAGCCCCCCCTGGCCCGCTGACCTCTGTAAAGGCTGCAA ggAGGTCATCAAAAAAGTAAAAGAGCGTTACTCTAAAACCTGGAAGAAGCAGGAGGACAATTACCAAAAATACag ATCTCAGCTGAGCAGCAAGTGCCATGGTTCTGACAAGGCCATCATTACCCAGGCCAACACTCCAGTGGGATCCAAGCTTGTGTACGacggagaaaagaagaagatcTTCCAGGTGAACCCGGAGATTTTCAGCACCTTTGTAAAG GAGCATCCGTTCCCAAATAAAACATGGGACACGTGTGCTGTTGTTGGGAACGGAGGGATCCTGACCAACAGCAGCTGTGGAAAGATGATTGATTCAGCTCAGTTTGTTATCAG GTGCAACCTACCTCCCTTGGAAAATGGCTACGAGAAACACGTGGGCATCAAGACTGACCTTGTGACAGCAAACCCAAGCATTCTCCAAAATAA GTTTGGGTCTCTGATGGGGCGTCGCCGTCCCTTTGTGGAGAGTCTGCGCAGATACGGCAACTCCCTGCTGCTCCTTCCCGCCTTCTCGTTCAGCTTCAGCACCCCTGTGTGCCTGCGGGCCGTCTACGCCACTGAGGACTTTGAAAGCCCCGCCCGGCCTGTCTTCTTTAACCCTGACTACCTCCAGAATCTGACGCTCTTCTGGCACTCCCAAGGCCTAAAAGGAAAACGACTCAGCACCGGCATAATGATGGTTAGCCTGGCGCTGGAACACTGTGCCAATGTGCATCTGTACGGGTTCTGGCCCTTCAGTAATCACCCACAAGGACTCTATGCCCTGGCTAACCACTACTACGATGACATAAAAGCTACGGGACTCCACACCATGCCGGCTGAGTTTGACCTCTTGTTGCAGCTGCACACTGAGGGGGTGCTCAGGCTTCACCTGGGAGATTGTCGACCAGGTGAAAAATAG
- the LOC141780859 gene encoding alpha-2,8-sialyltransferase 8E-like isoform X2, translating into MELNVEPHRPPPPKKSPPWPADLCKGCKEVFKKVKERYSKTWKKQEDNYQKYRSQLSSKCHGSDKAIITQANTPVGSKLVYDGEKKKTFQVNPEIFSTFVKEHPFPNKTWDTCAVVGNGGILTNSSCGKMIDSAQFVIRCNLPPLENGYEKHVGIKTDLVTANPSILIEKFGSLMGRRRPFVESLRNYGNSLLLLPAFSYSHSHPICMRAVYATEDFESPARPVFFNPDYLQNLALFWRSQGLKGARLSTGIMMVSLALEHCANVHLYGFWPFSNHPHGLHALTNHYYDNRQAKAKVHVMPAEFDLLLQLHSQGVIRLHLGDCQAD; encoded by the exons ATGGAACT TAATGTGGAACCTCACAGACCGCCTCCTCCCAAGAAAAGCCCCCCCTGGCCCGCTGACCTCTGTAAAGGCTGCAA ggAGGTCTTCAAAAAAGTAAAAGAGCGTTACTCTAAGACCTGGAAGAAGCAGGAGGACAATTACCAAAAATACag ATCTCAGCTGAGCAGCAAGTGCCATGGTTCTGACAAGGCCATAATTACCCAGGCCAACACTCCAGTGGGATCCAAGCTCGTGTACGacggagaaaagaagaagaccTTCCAGGTGAACCCGGAGATTTTCAGCACCTTTGTAAAG GAGCATCCGTTCCCAAATAAAACATGGGACACGTGTGCTGTTGTTGGGAACGGAGGAATCCTGACCAACAGCAGCTGTGGAAAGATGATCGATTCAGCTCAGTTTGTTATCAG GTGCAACCTACCTCCCTTGGAAAATGGCTACGAGAAACACGTGGGCATCAAGACTGACCTTGTGACAGCAAACCCAAGTATCCTCATAGAGAA GTTTGGGTCTCTGATGGGGCGTCGCCGTCCCTTTGTGGAGAGTCTGCGCAACTACGGCAACTCCCTGCTGCTCCTTCCCGCCTTCTCCTACAGCCACAGCCATCCTATATGCATGCGGGCCGTCTACGCCACTGAGGACTTTGAAAGCCCCGCCCGGCCCGTCTTCTTCAACCCTGACTACCTCCAGAATCTGGCGCTCTTCTGGCGCTCCCAAGGCCTAAAAGGAGCACGACTCAGCACCGGCATAATGATGGTTAGCCTTGCACTGGAACACTGTGCCAATGTGCATCTCTACGGGTTCTGGCCGTTCAGTAATCACCCACATGGACTCCATGCTCTGACTAACCACTACTACGATAACAGACAAGCTAAAGCAAAGGTCCACGTCATGCCGGCTGAGTTTGACCTCTTGTTGCAGCTGCACAGTCAGGGGGTCATCAGGCTTCACCTGGGAGATTGTCAAGCGGATTAA
- the LOC141780859 gene encoding alpha-2,8-sialyltransferase 8E-like isoform X1, whose protein sequence is MRGQLLKKKSLFSLVITFCSVGSLLTTLIMINDNNVEPHRPPPPKKSPPWPADLCKGCKEVFKKVKERYSKTWKKQEDNYQKYRSQLSSKCHGSDKAIITQANTPVGSKLVYDGEKKKTFQVNPEIFSTFVKEHPFPNKTWDTCAVVGNGGILTNSSCGKMIDSAQFVIRCNLPPLENGYEKHVGIKTDLVTANPSILIEKFGSLMGRRRPFVESLRNYGNSLLLLPAFSYSHSHPICMRAVYATEDFESPARPVFFNPDYLQNLALFWRSQGLKGARLSTGIMMVSLALEHCANVHLYGFWPFSNHPHGLHALTNHYYDNRQAKAKVHVMPAEFDLLLQLHSQGVIRLHLGDCQAD, encoded by the exons ATGAGGGGACAGCTCTTGAAGAAGAAGTCACTCTTCTCTTTGGTGATCACTTTCTGCTCTGTGGGGAGTCTGCTGACCACTCTCATCATGATCAACGACAA TAATGTGGAACCTCACAGACCGCCTCCTCCCAAGAAAAGCCCCCCCTGGCCCGCTGACCTCTGTAAAGGCTGCAA ggAGGTCTTCAAAAAAGTAAAAGAGCGTTACTCTAAGACCTGGAAGAAGCAGGAGGACAATTACCAAAAATACag ATCTCAGCTGAGCAGCAAGTGCCATGGTTCTGACAAGGCCATAATTACCCAGGCCAACACTCCAGTGGGATCCAAGCTCGTGTACGacggagaaaagaagaagaccTTCCAGGTGAACCCGGAGATTTTCAGCACCTTTGTAAAG GAGCATCCGTTCCCAAATAAAACATGGGACACGTGTGCTGTTGTTGGGAACGGAGGAATCCTGACCAACAGCAGCTGTGGAAAGATGATCGATTCAGCTCAGTTTGTTATCAG GTGCAACCTACCTCCCTTGGAAAATGGCTACGAGAAACACGTGGGCATCAAGACTGACCTTGTGACAGCAAACCCAAGTATCCTCATAGAGAA GTTTGGGTCTCTGATGGGGCGTCGCCGTCCCTTTGTGGAGAGTCTGCGCAACTACGGCAACTCCCTGCTGCTCCTTCCCGCCTTCTCCTACAGCCACAGCCATCCTATATGCATGCGGGCCGTCTACGCCACTGAGGACTTTGAAAGCCCCGCCCGGCCCGTCTTCTTCAACCCTGACTACCTCCAGAATCTGGCGCTCTTCTGGCGCTCCCAAGGCCTAAAAGGAGCACGACTCAGCACCGGCATAATGATGGTTAGCCTTGCACTGGAACACTGTGCCAATGTGCATCTCTACGGGTTCTGGCCGTTCAGTAATCACCCACATGGACTCCATGCTCTGACTAACCACTACTACGATAACAGACAAGCTAAAGCAAAGGTCCACGTCATGCCGGCTGAGTTTGACCTCTTGTTGCAGCTGCACAGTCAGGGGGTCATCAGGCTTCACCTGGGAGATTGTCAAGCGGATTAA
- the LOC141780860 gene encoding alpha-2,8-sialyltransferase 8E-like isoform X2, whose translation MELNVEPHRPPPPKKSPLWPADLCKGCKEVFKKVKERYSKTWKKQEDNYQKYRSQLSSKCHGSDKAIITQANTPVGSKLVYDGEKNRTLQVNPEIFNTFVKEHPFPNKTWDTCAVVGNGGILTNSSCGKMIDSAQFVIRCNLPPLENGYEKHVGIKTDLVTANPSILIEKFGSLMGRRRPFVESLRNYGNSLLLLPAFSYSHSHPICMRAVYATEDFESPARPVFFNPDYLQNLALFWRSQGLKGARLSTGIMMVSLALEHCANVHLYGFWPFSNHPHGLHALTNHYYDNRQAKAKVHVMPAEFDLLLQLHSQGVIRLHLGDCQAD comes from the exons ATGGAACT TAATGTGGAACCTCACAGACCGCCTCCTCCCAAGAAAAGCCCCCTCTGGCCCGCTGACCTCTGTAAAGGCTGCAA ggAGGTCTTCAAAAAAGTAAAAGAGCGTTACTCTAAGACCTGGAAGAAGCAGGAGGACAATTACCAAAAATACag ATCTCAGCTGAGCAGCAAGTGCCATGGTTCTGACAAGGCCATCATTACCCAGGCCAACACTCCAGTGGGATCCAAGCTCGTGTACGACGGAGAAAAGAACAGGACCCTCCAGGTGAACCCGGAGATTTTCAACACCTTTGTAAAG GAGCATCCGTTCCCAAATAAAACATGGGACACGTGTGCTGTTGTTGGGAACGGAGGAATCCTGACCAACAGCAGCTGTGGAAAGATGATCGATTCAGCTCAGTTTGTTATCAG GTGCAACCTACCTCCCTTGGAAAATGGCTACGAGAAACACGTGGGCATCAAGACTGACCTTGTGACAGCAAACCCAAGTATCCTCATAGAGAA GTTTGGGTCTCTGATGGGGCGTCGCCGTCCCTTTGTGGAGAGTCTGCGCAACTACGGCAACTCCCTGCTGCTCCTTCCCGCCTTCTCCTACAGCCACAGCCATCCTATATGCATGCGGGCCGTCTACGCCACTGAGGACTTTGAAAGCCCCGCCCGGCCCGTCTTCTTCAACCCTGACTACCTCCAGAATCTGGCGCTCTTCTGGCGCTCCCAAGGCCTAAAAGGAGCACGACTCAGCACCGGCATAATGATGGTTAGCCTTGCACTGGAACACTGTGCCAATGTGCATCTCTACGGGTTCTGGCCGTTCAGTAATCACCCACATGGACTCCATGCTCTGACTAACCACTACTACGATAACAGACAAGCTAAAGCAAAGGTCCACGTCATGCCGGCTGAGTTTGACCTCTTGTTGCAGCTGCACAGTCAGGGGGTCATCAGGCTTCACCTGGGAGATTGTCAAGCGGATTAA
- the LOC141780860 gene encoding alpha-2,8-sialyltransferase 8E-like isoform X1 → MRGQLLKKKSLFSLVITFCSVGSLLTTLIMINDNNVEPHRPPPPKKSPLWPADLCKGCKEVFKKVKERYSKTWKKQEDNYQKYRSQLSSKCHGSDKAIITQANTPVGSKLVYDGEKNRTLQVNPEIFNTFVKEHPFPNKTWDTCAVVGNGGILTNSSCGKMIDSAQFVIRCNLPPLENGYEKHVGIKTDLVTANPSILIEKFGSLMGRRRPFVESLRNYGNSLLLLPAFSYSHSHPICMRAVYATEDFESPARPVFFNPDYLQNLALFWRSQGLKGARLSTGIMMVSLALEHCANVHLYGFWPFSNHPHGLHALTNHYYDNRQAKAKVHVMPAEFDLLLQLHSQGVIRLHLGDCQAD, encoded by the exons ATGAGGGGACAGCTCTTGAAGAAGAAGTCACTCTTCTCTTTGGTGATCACTTTCTGCTCTGTGGGGAGTCTGCTGACCACTCTCATCATGATCAACGACAA TAATGTGGAACCTCACAGACCGCCTCCTCCCAAGAAAAGCCCCCTCTGGCCCGCTGACCTCTGTAAAGGCTGCAA ggAGGTCTTCAAAAAAGTAAAAGAGCGTTACTCTAAGACCTGGAAGAAGCAGGAGGACAATTACCAAAAATACag ATCTCAGCTGAGCAGCAAGTGCCATGGTTCTGACAAGGCCATCATTACCCAGGCCAACACTCCAGTGGGATCCAAGCTCGTGTACGACGGAGAAAAGAACAGGACCCTCCAGGTGAACCCGGAGATTTTCAACACCTTTGTAAAG GAGCATCCGTTCCCAAATAAAACATGGGACACGTGTGCTGTTGTTGGGAACGGAGGAATCCTGACCAACAGCAGCTGTGGAAAGATGATCGATTCAGCTCAGTTTGTTATCAG GTGCAACCTACCTCCCTTGGAAAATGGCTACGAGAAACACGTGGGCATCAAGACTGACCTTGTGACAGCAAACCCAAGTATCCTCATAGAGAA GTTTGGGTCTCTGATGGGGCGTCGCCGTCCCTTTGTGGAGAGTCTGCGCAACTACGGCAACTCCCTGCTGCTCCTTCCCGCCTTCTCCTACAGCCACAGCCATCCTATATGCATGCGGGCCGTCTACGCCACTGAGGACTTTGAAAGCCCCGCCCGGCCCGTCTTCTTCAACCCTGACTACCTCCAGAATCTGGCGCTCTTCTGGCGCTCCCAAGGCCTAAAAGGAGCACGACTCAGCACCGGCATAATGATGGTTAGCCTTGCACTGGAACACTGTGCCAATGTGCATCTCTACGGGTTCTGGCCGTTCAGTAATCACCCACATGGACTCCATGCTCTGACTAACCACTACTACGATAACAGACAAGCTAAAGCAAAGGTCCACGTCATGCCGGCTGAGTTTGACCTCTTGTTGCAGCTGCACAGTCAGGGGGTCATCAGGCTTCACCTGGGAGATTGTCAAGCGGATTAA